A stretch of DNA from Leptospira wolffii serovar Khorat str. Khorat-H2:
TTCGGGCTTTTGGATGCGATCGAGAAATTCGATCCGGAAAGACAGATCAAATTTAAGACCTATGCAATGACTCGGATCCGGGGGTCCATCTTCGACGAGTTACGCTCCATTGACTGGATCCCTCGTTCCATTCGTCAAAAAGCCAAGCAACTCGAACAAATCATCGGGATGCTCGAAAACAAAGAAGGCTCCCATGTGGAAGACGAGGCAATCGCCAAGGAAATGGGGATTTCCGTGGAGGAGTTCAACAGTCTTCTTACAAAGATCAGCGGCACATCTCTAGTATCTCTCAACGATATCTGGTTTCTCGGAGATGAGAACGACGAGGTTTCCTTCATGGAGACTCTCGAATCTCCGATGAATATGAATCCGGATACCATCATCGAAAAAGAAGAGATCAAAAACGTAATCGTCGAAGCCATCAAAACTCTTCCGGACAAGGAAAAGAAAGTCATCGTCCTATATTATTACGAGGATCTTACGCTTAAGGAAATCGGAGAAGTCTTGGAAGTTACCGAATCCAGGATTTCCCAATTGCATACTAGGGCTGTAGCCAGACTTCGTAGTAAATTAGGAAAGGTGAAGTCGGTAATCAGTAAAAAGTAATATTCTTTCTCGGAATTTACGTCGCTTCCCTAAGGGGCGCGATGGATCGAATCTCGGAAGGCACATTGCTTCCTAAGGGGCGCGATGGATCGAATCTCGGAAGGCACATCGCTTCCTATGGGGCGCGATGTGGGGGAAAGGTTTCCCCCTGTGCCAAGCCTAAGGTCTTGGCACACCCCCTTCTCCGGGGAACTGGAAGTTCCCAAAAAC
This window harbors:
- the whiG gene encoding RNA polymerase sigma factor WhiG: MSKLFDKYNNTDETELWKSYRDSKDQNIRSYLVEKYSPLVKHVAGRIAIGMPQNVEFDDLVSYGVFGLLDAIEKFDPERQIKFKTYAMTRIRGSIFDELRSIDWIPRSIRQKAKQLEQIIGMLENKEGSHVEDEAIAKEMGISVEEFNSLLTKISGTSLVSLNDIWFLGDENDEVSFMETLESPMNMNPDTIIEKEEIKNVIVEAIKTLPDKEKKVIVLYYYEDLTLKEIGEVLEVTESRISQLHTRAVARLRSKLGKVKSVISKK